From the genome of Spinacia oleracea cultivar Varoflay chromosome 2, BTI_SOV_V1, whole genome shotgun sequence, one region includes:
- the LOC130467488 gene encoding uncharacterized protein: MCMKRPFMFLSLLVPGPKNPKGNLDVYMQSLIEELKQLWEVGAMTYDISSKQNFNLRAALLWTISDFPAYGMLSGWSTAGKKACPYCMDKSKAFWLEHGGKVSWFDCHRQFLPHDHPFRKNKTAFCKNKVENGMGPHIMCGEELWQCVKDLPKATDGPEALKKLKSAKMGWFKQSILWELPYWKDLLLRHNLDVMHIEKNFFDQLINTVMDVKGSTSDTTSARKDMAKYCKRRQLELGNGNQTMPKAPFALDKAQKKVLCEWVRDLKFPDAYASNLSRCVNLQSCKLYGMKSHDCHVFMERLLPVALKELLPLHVWKAITEISQFFRDLCAPTIKASDIDRLDKNIAEILCKLEKIFPPAFFNSMEHLPVHLPHEAKVGGPVQYRWMYPFERFLNHLKRKVGNKARVEGSICNAYLMEEILNFCSHYFQPEVDTKARDLGRNVHSVVENQHDVNIPEMFRVDCGRAPTNGRLRFLQDMEYDRAHLYVLANSGILGEYERKFEEHILQTQPHIVMEDIWSKCEAQFPEWFKSHVLRSLSPNDVTRALAMGPSRQVRTWSRFYANGYNFQTHDYGKHKSTMNYGVCVQSPDEVDYFGILEEVVELSYCGKLQEYKTILFKCSWMDSVKGMNIHEQYKLLEVNHSKRYPKYDPFVLSYQVSQVYFAHYPSLKRDKAQWWAVFKTKARSVIDAPVDLDFLQEDANEVSSALCAPDEIPDYEDQDDDDDDDDINDGDADSMSDEDEDDEDEDEDDGDDDIDDDDDDDGDDDDDDDSDGYDD, translated from the exons ATGTGTATGAAAAGACCATTCATGTTCCTTTCTTTGCTCGTTCCCGGTCCTAAAAATCCTAAAGGAAACTTGGATGTGTACATGCAATCACTCATTGAAGAGTTGAAACAGTTATGGGAGGTTGGGGCTATGACTTATGACATCTCAAGCAAGCAGAATTTCAACCTCCGCGCAGCCCTTTTGTGGACTATTAGTGATTTTCCTGCATATGGAATGCTATCTGGATGGTCCACGGCCGGAAAGAAGGCTTGCCCTTATTGTATGGATAAAAGCAAGGCATTTTGGCTTGAACATGGAGGTAAAGTTTCATGGTTTGATTGCCATCGACAATTCCTTCCACATGATCACCCTTTTCGAAAGAATAAAACAGCTTTCTGCAAAAACAAAGTTGAAAATGGCATGGGTCCGCATATAATGTGTGGAGAAGAATTGTGGCAATGTGTGAAGGACTTGCCTAAAGCAACTGATGGTCCTGAAGCTCTTAAGAAGTTGAAGAGTGCCAAAATGGGTTGGTTCAAACAAAGTATTCTATGGGAACTCCCATATTGGAAGGATTTGCTTCTTCGTCACAACTTGGATGTCATGCACATTGAAAAGAACTTTTTTGACCAACTCATAAACACTGTGATGGATGTGAAAGGTAGCACCTCGGACACCACTAGTGCAAGGAAAGATATGGCTAAGTATTGTAAACGTCGGCAGTTAGAGCTTGGAAATGGAAATCAAACCATGCCAAAAGCACCCTTTGCACTTGACAAGGCTCAAAAGAAGGTGTTATGTGAATGGGTTCGAGACTTGAAATTCCCGGATGCTTATGCTTCAAATTTGAGCAGGTGTGTTAATCTTCAATCATGCAAGCTGTATGGAATGAAGAGCCACGATTGTCATGTCTTCATGGAGAGGTTACTTCCGGTTGCTTTGAAGGAGTTGCTTCCCTTGCATGTTTGGAAGGCAATTACAGAGATTAGTCAATTCTTCCGAGACTTATGCGCCCCCACTATCAAAGCGAGTGACATAGATCGCTTGGATAAGAATATAGCTGAGATCTTGTGCAAGCTAGAGAAGATTTTTCCACCTGCATTTTTCAACTCAATGGAACACTTGCCAGTTCATCTTCCACATGAGGCAAAGGTTGGTGGTCCCGTCCAGTACAGGTGGATGTACCCATTTGAAAG GTTTCTTAACCATTTGAAGCGTAAGGTTGGAAATAAGGCACGTGTAGAAGGCTCCATATGCAATGCTTACCTAATGGAGGAGATTTTGAACTTTTGTTCCCACTATTTTCAACCTGAGGTTGACACCAAAGCAAGGGATCTAGGAAGAAATGTCCATTCGGTTGTTGAGAACCAACATGACGTTAATATCCCCGAGATGTTCAGGGTTGATTGTGGTCGTGCACCTACTAATGGCCGTTTGCGCTTCTTGCAAGACATGGAGTATGATCGAGCACATCTTTATGTGCTTGCAAACAGTGGCATCTTAGGTGAATATGAAAG GAAATTTGAGGAGCACATTCTCCAAACTCAACCTCACATAGTAATGGAGGATATTTGGAGTAAATGCGAAGCCCAGTTCCCTGAATGGTTTAAATCACAT GTTCTCCGGTCTTTGAGTCCTAATGATGTGACACGGGCGCTTGCGATGGGCCCCTCTAGACAAGTAAGGACATGGAGCCGGTTCTATGCGAATGGatataattttcaaactcatgacTACGGCAAACACAAGTCAACTATGAATTATGGAGTGTGTGTACAAAGTCCTGATGAAGTTGACTACTTTGGCATTTTGGAGGAGGTGGTTGAACTTTCTTATTGTGGTAAGCTTCAAGAGTACAAGACAATCTTGTTTAAGTGCAGCTGGATGGATTCCGTGAAGGGTATGAACATTCATGAACAATACAAACTTCTTGAGGTCAATCATTCTAAGAGATACCCAAAGTATGACCCGTTTGTATTGTCTTACCAAGTTAGTCAAGTATACTTTGCACACTACCCCAGTTTGAAGAGGGATAAAGCCCAATGGTGGGCTGTGTTTAAAACTAAGGCAAGGTCTGTGATTGATGCTCCGGTTGACTTAGACTTTCTACAAGAAGATGCAAATGAGGTTTCTTCAGCTCTTTGTGCTCCAGATGAGATCCCAGATTATGAAGatcaagatgatgatgatgatgatgacgataTTAATGATGGTGATGCTGATAGTATGAgtgatgaggatgaggatgatgaagatgaggatgaggatgatggtgatgatgacattgatgatgatgatgatgacgatggtgatgatgatgatgatgatgattctgATGGATACGACGATTAA
- the LOC130467489 gene encoding uncharacterized protein has product MKRRERSWMYDRLDGRNLKPDFLKGVGEFIEFCKEHPTCNDGDKIRCPCPLCDNRRFHDTETVRVHLYKKGFVRNYYQWICQGESLVESSRVQPNQYRDMVIDALGNNQEHLVNEEGNSVEEEPNDEAKKFIDLLKAARDPLYEGSKLSVLEMASRIASLKCEFNLQHRCVDGFASLMNDAIPNNNQMGRTFNSTKKVLEGLELPQERIHTCPKGCLLFWKGDAQLDKCRVCGSDRYKKTAKGKLIPAKVLIYFPITPRLQRLYATKNISEDMTWHAKNPRVQNTFAHPSDSQAWKHLDTTFPNFASEPRNVRLGLCTDGFAPHGKFGS; this is encoded by the coding sequence ATGAAAAGAAGAGAGCGTAGTTGGATGTATGATAGACTCGACGGGCGCAATCTTAAGCCCGACTTTCTCAAGGGGGTTGGAGAGTTCATTGAGTTTTGCAAAGAGCATCCAACATGCAATGATGGTGACAAAATAAGATGCCCATGCCCCTTGTGTGATAACAGGCGTTTTCATGATACTGAAACAGTTAGAGTACATTTGTACAAGAAGGGGTTTGTTCGTAATTACTATCAATGGATATGTCAAGGGGAAAGCTTAGTAGAGTCCTCGCGTGTTCAGCCAAATCAATATCGGGATATGGTTATTGATGCTCTTGGAAATAATCAAGAGCATTTGGTGAATGAAGAGGGTAATTCAGTTGAAGAAGAACCAAATGATGAAGCTAAGAAGTTTATAGACCTTCTAAAGGCAGCTCGAGATCCATTATATGAAGGGAGCAAACTCTCTGTGTTGGAGATGGCATCAAGAATTGCAAGTTTGAAATGTGAATTCAACTTACAACACAGGTGTGTGGATGGGTTTGCATCTTTGATGAATGATGCGATTCCAAATAACAACCAAATGGGTAGAACTTTCAATAGCACAAAGAAGGTTCTTGAGGGCTTGGAACTTCCTCAAGAGAGGATCCACACATGCcctaaaggttgtttgctcttcTGGAAAGGCGATGCACAGTTAGATAAATGTAGAGTATGCGGAAGTGATCGGTATAAGAAGACTGCAAAGGGTAAGCTTATTCCAGCAAAAGTTCTAATCTATTTTCCAATCACACCGAGGTTGCAAAGGTTGTATGCTACCAAGAACATTTCGGAGGATATGACTTGGCATGCCAAGAATCCCCGAGTTCAAAACACCTTCGCACATCCTAGTGATAGTCAAGCGTGGAAGCACTTGGATACAACCTTTCCTAATTTCGCATCAGAGCCACGAAATGTCAGGCTTGGTTTGTGCACGGATGGATTTGCCCCCCATGGTAAATTTGGATCCTAA